In Passer domesticus isolate bPasDom1 chromosome 7, bPasDom1.hap1, whole genome shotgun sequence, one genomic interval encodes:
- the GLRX2 gene encoding glutaredoxin 2 isoform X3: MGNSQTASVGLSYDAAVNQIQDIISHNCVVIFSKTTCPYCKMAKNLFEGLNVNYTAVELDLNANGRQFQDILEHMTGGRTVPRVFINGTCVGGATDTQKLHEEGRLLPLIHQCQMRANHL; the protein is encoded by the exons ATGGGGAACAGCCAGACCGCTTCTGTAGGATTGTCGTATGATGCTGCTGTGAATCAAATACAG GATATTATTTCACACAACTGTGTGGTGATTTTCTCTAAAACAACGTGCCCGTACTGCAAAATGGCAAAAAACCTCTTTGAGGGTTTGAACGTGAATTACACAGCTGTGGAACTGGACCTAAATGCAAATGGAAGGCAGTTCCAAGACATTCTGGAACACATGACTGGTGGCAGAACA GTCCCAAGAGTGTTTATCAATGGGACTTGTGTTGGAGGTGCAACAGATACTCAAAAGCTTCATGAGGAAGGCAGACTGCTTCCTTTAATTCATCAGTGTCAAATGAGAGCAAATCATCTCTAG
- the GLRX2 gene encoding glutaredoxin 2 isoform X2 has translation MAHYRMGNSQTASVGLSYDAAVNQIQDIISHNCVVIFSKTTCPYCKMAKNLFEGLNVNYTAVELDLNANGRQFQDILEHMTGGRTVPRVFINGTCVGGATDTQKLHEEGRLLPLIHQCQMRANHL, from the exons ATGGCGCA TTATAGAATGGGGAACAGCCAGACCGCTTCTGTAGGATTGTCGTATGATGCTGCTGTGAATCAAATACAG GATATTATTTCACACAACTGTGTGGTGATTTTCTCTAAAACAACGTGCCCGTACTGCAAAATGGCAAAAAACCTCTTTGAGGGTTTGAACGTGAATTACACAGCTGTGGAACTGGACCTAAATGCAAATGGAAGGCAGTTCCAAGACATTCTGGAACACATGACTGGTGGCAGAACA GTCCCAAGAGTGTTTATCAATGGGACTTGTGTTGGAGGTGCAACAGATACTCAAAAGCTTCATGAGGAAGGCAGACTGCTTCCTTTAATTCATCAGTGTCAAATGAGAGCAAATCATCTCTAG
- the GLRX2 gene encoding glutaredoxin 2 isoform X1 yields MALQGALRRVAAAWGGRYRMGNSQTASVGLSYDAAVNQIQDIISHNCVVIFSKTTCPYCKMAKNLFEGLNVNYTAVELDLNANGRQFQDILEHMTGGRTVPRVFINGTCVGGATDTQKLHEEGRLLPLIHQCQMRANHL; encoded by the exons ATGGCgctgcagggggcgctgcgcCGCGTGGCGGCCGCCTGGGGGGGGCG TTATAGAATGGGGAACAGCCAGACCGCTTCTGTAGGATTGTCGTATGATGCTGCTGTGAATCAAATACAG GATATTATTTCACACAACTGTGTGGTGATTTTCTCTAAAACAACGTGCCCGTACTGCAAAATGGCAAAAAACCTCTTTGAGGGTTTGAACGTGAATTACACAGCTGTGGAACTGGACCTAAATGCAAATGGAAGGCAGTTCCAAGACATTCTGGAACACATGACTGGTGGCAGAACA GTCCCAAGAGTGTTTATCAATGGGACTTGTGTTGGAGGTGCAACAGATACTCAAAAGCTTCATGAGGAAGGCAGACTGCTTCCTTTAATTCATCAGTGTCAAATGAGAGCAAATCATCTCTAG